One region of Macadamia integrifolia cultivar HAES 741 chromosome 11, SCU_Mint_v3, whole genome shotgun sequence genomic DNA includes:
- the LOC122093385 gene encoding uncharacterized protein LOC122093385, translated as MSRSSSSCKWVPLSLLLFFVCLSTGEDGLLANGDFETAPMSGFSNEGIADGPTSIPEWKLNGTVELVESGQKQGGMILIVPQGMHGVRLGNDAEIRQDIKLEKGSFYSITFSAARTCAQLESLNISVPPASQTVDLQTLYNVQGWDSYAWAFQAESDGGEVVFKNPGMEDDPTCGPIIDNIAIKKISTPDKPKDNAVLNGDFEEGPWMFRNASLGVLLPTNLDEETSSLPGWIVESSRAVRYIDSYHYSVPQGKRAIELLSGKEGIISQMVETKPQKQYNLIFYLGHADDKCQQPLAIMAFAGDQAQNMHYMSNSNATFETANLTFTAKAERTRIAFYSIYYSTRSDDHSSLCGPVVDDVKVLASSGYRRNIFGGLGLGFLLLVLVLI; from the exons GTTTACTAGCAAATGGTGATTTTGAAACGGCTCCAATGAGTGGATTCTCGAATGAAGGCATAGCAGATGGTCCTACCTCCATCCCTGAATGGAAATTGAATGGAACAGTAGAACTAGTAGAATCAGGGCAAAAGCAAGGTGGTATGATCCTTATAGTACCTCAGGGTATGCATGGTGTGAGGCTTGGCAATGATGCAGAGATAAGGCAGGATATCAAGCTTGAGAAGGGGTCATTTTACTCAATCACATTCAGTGCTGCAAGAACATGTGCTCAGTTGGAATCTCTCAACATATCAGTACCTCCAGCTTCTCAGACCGTTGATCTGCAGACCCTTTACAATGTGCAGGGCTGGGATTCATATGCATGGGCCTTCCAGGCTGAATCAGATGGTGGAGAGGTGGTTTTCAAAAATCCTGGCATGGAAGATGACCCCACCTGTGGGCCCATCATTGATAACATTGCCATCAAGAAGATTTCTACACCTGACAAACCAAAGG ACAATGCTGTCCTTAATGGTGACTTTGAAGAAGGCCCATGGATGTTCAGGAATGCTTCATTAGGGGTTTTGTTGCCCACAAACCTTGATGAAGAAACATCCTCATTGCCTGGTTGGATTGTCGAATCAAGCAGAGCTGTTAGGTATATTGATTCATATCATTACAGTGTTCCCCAGGGTAAACGTGCTATTGAATTGCTCTCTGGAAAGGAAGGTATCATTTCACAGATGGTTGAAACAAAACCTCAGAAACAGTACAACCTGATCTTCTACTTGGGGCATGCTGATGATAAATGCCAACAGCCCTTAGCTATCATGGCCTTTGCTGGGGATCAAGCTCAAAACATGCATTATATGTCCAATTCGAATGCAACGTTCGAAACTGCAAATCTTACTTTCACAGCCAAGGCAGAGAGGACTCGAATTGCATTCTATAGCATCTATTACAGTACAAGGTCTGATGACCATAGCTCCCTATGTGGTCCAGTGGTGGATGATGTGAAGGTATTGGCATCCTCTGGGTACCGAAGAAACATTTTTGGAGGTCTGGGCTTAGGATTTTTGTTGTTAGTTTTGGTATTGATTTAG